The sequence ACGGTTCTGCCACCGTACGGCCCTGATCGAGGGGGCGCGGGCGCATCACGGAAAACCTGCCCGGCCGGACGGCGGGCACATCCCACTACGGCCATCGATCGCTCTCCGTTCGGAGGATGCAACCGCGGCGTCACAACGAGCAACATGGTGGAGCCGTCCGGCCGACCGGTTCACCACCCGCCGCAGCGGGGCGGACGGCCGGGAGCACCGGTCGGGGCCGGCTGTCGGGACCGCAGCCGGACCCGCACCGGCGTGGGTCGCGTGCACGGCCGGCAGGAGGCGGCCCTACCCGGCCCGCGCACCCGACGCATCGTCAGGACCAACTCCACACGGGACGCCCGATGTATCGCCGGGGTCGCCCTTCCTACGCCGGAGCGTCCGCGTGCCGGAGCACGGAGCCGGCGACCGCGCGGCAGAAAGCAGCACCGGGCCGGCGACCGCGCGGCAGACCGGGAACACCGGGCCGGCCGCGCCGAGACGGGTGAGCGATACCGGTCACTTCGGGGCGTTCAGGTTGTCGAGGGCTTTCTCGGCGCCGCGGTGCAGGGGCACCGGGCTGGTGCGGCGGGCGGTGTCCAGGCTGATCTCCCGGGCCGCGCCGTTGGCCTGTTCGAGCTGGGTCTTGCGGTCGAACAGGGTTCGGGTCAGGGTGCAGGCGACGTTCGCGTCGAGGTCGGCGCGGACCAGCAGGAGGTTGGGAACGACGATGGCCGGGACGTCGGCGGGCCGCTGGTAGGTCGCGGCCGGGATGACGCCCTGCTGGTACACCGGGTTGATCTTCTGCAGGTTCGGCAGCAGCGAGGTGGCATCGAGGAACTCGACCTGATCCTTCGCGGTCGTCAGCAGATCGGTGATGCCCGGGGTGGGTAGCCCGCCGGAGAAGAACAGCGCGTCGATCGTGCCGTCCTTCATGCCGTCCACGGTCTTGGTCAGGTCGAGTTTCTGGGCGCTGACGTCCCGGGCCGGGTCGAGGCCGGCGGCGGCCAGCACCCGGTTCGCGATCACCTCGGTCCCGGACTTGGGGGAACCGGTGGACACCCGCTTGCCCTTCATGCCCGCGACGTCCCGGATGCCGGCCGCCTTGCGGACGATCACCTGGGTGTAGTTGGTGTGGATCCGGGCCAGCGCGGCCACCGGCTGCTTCGCGGTGAAACTGCCGGTACCGGCGACCGCGTCGGCGGCGGTGTCGGCGAGGGCGAACGCGACGTCGTAGGTGCCCGCGACCAGCTGCTGGATGTTCTGCACCGACGCGCCGGTCTCCGCGGCGGTGGCCCGCACCGCGCCGCCGGACGCGTTGACCTGCTCGGCGAACGCGTTGCCCAGCGCGAAGTAGACGCCGGTGGCGTTGCCGGTCGCGATGCCGACCCGGGTCTCCTTGTCGACCTGGCAGGTGACGTCGCCGCCGGTGTCGGTGGCGGCGGTGTCCTGCCGGCCACCGCAGGCGCCGGTGGCCACGGCGAGGGCGGTGAGCGTGGCGGCGGTCAGGATCCGTCTCATGCTTCTCCTCCGGGAATGCGTCTCATGCCTCTCCTGGCGGGAAAGGGCGCCTGCGGCGAACGGAACGGGGCTCACGGCCGGACACCACCGGCGCGCCGGGCCGGTGCGCCCGCACCGCGCCACCGGGCCACGGCGGCCAGCAGCGCGGACCCGGCCAGCGCCGCCGCCCCGATCCCGGCCGCCAGCGGCGCCAGGTAGAGCAGGAACAGCCCGGCGACCCCGGCCAGCGCCCGGCTCGCCACTGTGGCCCGGCCGACGCCCGGCACCCACCCGCCGGCCGCGACCGCCAGAGCGAGCACCGCCAGACCGGCCGCCGCGCCGGTCCACAGCACCCCGCCGGCCGGCCCCCTGGCCAGCAGGTACTCCCCGCGGTCGGTGAGCACGAAGGCGATCGGGACGAGGAAGGCGGGCAGCGCGTACTTCAACGCCTGCCACATGGTCGGCATGGTCCGGCCGCCGGTGATCGCGGCGGCGCCGACCGCGGCGAGGGCGGTCGGCGGGGTGACCTCGGAGAGCACCGAGTAGTAGAAGACGAACATGGCCGCGGCGGGAGCGGCCACGCCGAGCCCGAGCAGCGCCGGCCCGATGATCACCCAGCCGATGATGAAGCTGGCGGTGACCGGCACCGCGAGCCCGAGCACGGCGAGCGCCACCGCGGCCAGCAGCACGGTCAGCGCGAGCACCGCGCCGGGGTGGTCGGTGACCGCCCGCGCGCCGCTGACCAGCAGCGAGGCCAGCTGCGCGCCGAGCCCGGTCTTGGTGGTGACCGCGGTGATCACCCCGGCGGCGGCGCACACCGCGACGACCGGGAGCACCCCGCGCACCCCGGCGGCGAGCGCGCCGAACATCCGGGCCGGGGTCAGCCGCGCGGTACGGTCCAGGAAGGACAGCAGCACCGCCAGCAGCGTCGCGTAGACCACGGCCCGGGTGGCGCTCTCGCCGAGGGCGAGCAGCGCGACGATCAGGATCAGCGACGAGAAGTGGTAACCGAACCGGCTGAGCAGCCGCCACGCGCTGGTCGCCGGCATCTCGACGGCGCGCACCCCGAAGCGGCGTACGTCGATCTCGACCGCCAGCAGGATGCCCAGGTAGTACAGCAGGGTCGGGATCATCGCCCAGCCCAGCACGGTGAGGTACGGCACGTCGAGGTATTCGGCGACGATGAACGCGGCCGCGCCCAGTGTCGGCGGGGACAGGATGGCGCCCACCCCGGCCGCGGCCAGCATCCCCCCGGCCTGTTCCGGCGGGTATCCGGCGCGGCGCAGCATCGGCCAGGTGACCGCGCCGACGCTGACCGCGGTGGCGGTGCCCGAGCCGGACACGGTGCCGAGCAGGAAGCCGGCGGCCACCGCGGTGCGCCCGGCGGCGCTGCGCGAGCGGCGGAACGCGGCCACCGACAGGTCGACGAAGAAGCGGCTGGCGCCGGAGAGGTCGAGCACCGCGCCGTAGATGGTGAACAGCACGATGTACGTCGCGGCCACGTCGAGCGGGGTGCCGTAGAACCCGCTGCCGGAGTTGTAGAGCGCGTCGACGATCTGCGCGAAGTCGAGTCCGGCGTGGGCGATCGGCCAGGTCTGCGGGAGCCGGCCGCCGTAGTACCCGTACAACAGGAAGGCGCCGCAGACGATCGGCAGGGCGAGCCCGGTGGTCCGCCGCGCCGCCTCGATCACCAGCACGAGCAGCACCGCGCCGAACGCCACGTCGACGGGTTCGAGCAGCGCCTGCCGGTCGAGGAAACCGTCGTATCCGCCGCCGGCCGGGCTGACCGGGTAGAGGCAGACGGCCACGGCGAGCGCGGCCAGCAGCCAGTCCAGCCGGCTCGGCCGCTCCCCGCGACCGGCCCGCGGCCGGTACACCGGGAAGATCAGCGGCAGCGTCCCGGCCAGGAAGAGGATCAGGTAGAACTGGCTGCCCTGGGCCAGCGGCCGGAACACCTGCCAGAGCGTGAACGCCCCGGCCGTGGCGGCGACGGCGGCGACCGTGAGGGCGGTGCGTCCGGCGAGCGCGCGGGCGGGCCGCTCCTCTTCGTCGTAGTGGACGGCGGGTGGGGCATCGACGCCAAGGGATCGACCATCGCCCATGAATGGACACTACTACGGCGCCGCCCGCCCGAGGCCGGACGATCATCCGATGGTGGGCGCGGCACCCACCGGCCGCACCGCCGGGGCCCGGGCCCGACCGCCGCCCGGCCGCCGGAGCACGACCGGCCGCGGCCACCCGCCGCGAAAGAAGCGGACGGCCGCCGCCGAACCACCCCGGCGAACCGGACGGCCGCCGGATCAGGCGACCTCGCGCAGCCGCGCGGCGACCCGCTCCGGGGTGGTGTCGCTGATCCACGCCGCCATCGCCGACTCGACGCCGGCCAGGTACTTCAGCTTGCCGGGCGCCCGCAGGATGCTGAACACCTGCAGGTGCAGGCGGAACAGGTCACGGCCGGTCCGGACCGGCGCCTGGTGCACGCCGGCGATGTAGGGCAGCGGCTCCGGGCCCGGGAAGTACCGGTCCAGGCGGCCCAGCACGTCCAGGTAGATCCGGGCCAGGTCGTCGCGTTCCGGGCCGGTCAACTCGGTCAGGTCGGCGGCGTCGCGGTGCGGGGCCAGGTGCACCTCGACCGGCCAGCGGGCCGCGGCGGGCACATAGGCGGTCCAGTGCTCGGTCGCGGCGACGATCCGGGTGCCGGCGCGGCGCTCCGCGTCCAGGATGTCGCGGAACAGGTTGCCGCCGGTCCGGTCCCGGTGCCGGGCGGCCATCTCCAGCATCCGGGCCGCCTTCGGCGGCACGAACGGGAAAGCGTAGATCTGCCCGTGCGGGTGCGGCAGGGTCACCCCGATCTCCCGGCCGCGGTTCTCGAACACGAAGACGTGCTCGACGCCCGGCTGCCGGCCCAGCGCGGCGGTGCGGTCGGCCCAGGCCTCGATCACGGTGCGGGCCCGGTGCGGCGTCAGGCTGCCGAACGACCCCTGCGCTGCCGAGGAGAAGCACACCACCTCGGTACGGCCGCCGGCCGGCCGCACCGGCCACAGCGGATCGCCGTCGACCAGGCCCTCGGCGCCCCCGATGCGCGGGGAGAACGCCGGGAACCGGTTCTCGAAGACGACCACGTCGTAACCGGCCTCGGCGATCTCGGTGGGGAACCCGCCGGGGACGGTCGGCGCCAGCGGGTCCTGGTCGGCCGGCGGCATGAAGGTACGGTCGTTGCGGTGCGACGCCAGGGCGATCCACTCGCCGGTCAGCGGGTCGTAGCGGACCTGGGCGCCGCCGCGCAGCACCTGGTCGGCCGGGGGCAGCGGCCGGGTGTCCTCGGCCTGCCGGGTGGCCGCGCCGGAGACGTACGGCTCGGTGTCGTCGTAGTAGATGATCTCGCGGCCGTCGGCCATCCGCCGCGACGTCCGGCGCACCCGGTGCACCCGTTCCGGCTCGGTGGCGCTGCCCCGGCCGACCACCCGGATCGCGTCGATGGCCAGCAGCTGGGAGCCGGCGGCGACCAGCCGGTCGCGCGCGTCCTCGGGCACCGCGACCGGGGAGAGGGTGGCCAGCGGCAGCAGGTGCAGGGTGACCTCGGCGCCTGAGCGGTACCCGGCGTCGACCAGGTTGACCTGCCAGCGGGACCCGTCCCAGAACCGGTCGGTGACGGTGACCCCGTCGACCCGCAGCTCGCCGACGTCACCGGCCCAGTCGATCTGCAGCAGCGCGTCGTGCTCCGGGTCGGCGGCCCAGTCCGGCAGCTGCAGGCGGTACACCGCGGCGTGCTCGTCGAACGCCGCCGGGGCGGGGGCGGACGCGCGGCCGTCGTGCTTGCCGTACCCGGCGGGCACCACGGCGGCGGGGCGCAGCCGCACGGCCGGCACGTCCCCGGTCCGCGGGGCGGGCGCGGGCGCGACCGGCAGGTCGGCGAACCCGCGCGCGGCCGGGTCGTAGACCCGTACCGGGGCGGTGCCGGTGGCCTTGACCGTGATCCGCCCGGCGGCGTCCCACTGCAGTTCGTCGTCGCTGAGCAGGAGCCGGCGGCCCCCCGCCTCGCAGACCCAGACGGCTTCGGCCGCCTCGGCCGGCAGGAGGAGCACGTCGAGCCGGCCGTCGCGGGTCTCCACCCGGACCGGCTCCAGGCCGGGGCTGATCTCCCGGACCGCCGTCTCGTCGCCGTCGCGGACCGCCAGCTCGGGCCGGATGCCGGTCTCCGCGAGCAGGACCAGGGTGGGCACCGCGCCGCTGAGCAGGGTCAGCGCGGAGGCGGTGGCCCACGGCAGGCGCACCCCGCCGGCGGTCAGGTTGACCGGCCAGCGCGCCAGGGTGCCGGCCGGGATGTCCACCGGGCGGGACGGGAACTCCAGCTCGCCGTCGTCGAGGGCCACCCGGAAGCGGGCGCCGCGGTAGGTGTCCAGCGGGAAGTGCGGCTGGTGCCAGGCCACGAAGAGGAAGCCGCTGCGGCCGTCGCTGCGCAGCGCCCAGCGCAGCGTCCGGCTGTCCTCGACGCCGCTCGGGCGCACGTCGGGCAGGCTGGACGGCATCTCGGCGAGCCGGGCGCCGAACGCGGCGAGGAAGGCGTGCTGGCGGCGCAGCTGCGCGTGGCTGCCGGCGAGCGCGCCGGCCTCGCCGATCGGGGCGTGGAAGTCGTAGCCGAGGCGGGGCAGGTCGTTCGGGTAGCCGGTGGCGTGCGACTCCTGCATCCCGTCCGGAGCGTGCGGGTTGGTGCCACCGGCGTACATGTAGTAGCCCTGCCAGGCCGACCCGTTGCCGATCTTGCAGTGCGCGATGGTGGCGACGTCCAGCGCCGAGGGGCGCGGGCGCCGGTGGTAGGCGGTGGCCATCCCGCCGGCGAGCTCGCAGGTCGCGGCCGGGAACAGGTCGGAGGGCACGCGCGGGCCGCCCTCGGCCGCCTCGATGTTCTGCGCCCGCCGCACGTCGGCCCCGATGCCCGGGTCGTCCCAGACGTGCGAGAAGAAGTAGTGGTCGCGGAAGCTCGGCGCCCACGGCGCGTCCGAGTCGACCCAGAAGCCGTCGCCGTAACCGCCGTAGAGCGGGAGGACCTCCTCCTCGGGCAGCTCGGCGCTGTCCCAGGCGGTGGCCGTCCAGATCGGCGCGGACATGCCGGCCTCGCGGGCCATCCGCTTGAGGGTACGCAGGTGCTCGGGCTGGGTGTACAGCTCGTTCTCGATCTGGATGCCGAGCACCGTGCCCTCGGCCGAGGCGCGCCCGTCCAGCGCCGCGCCGATCCGCGTGAACCACTCCTGGACCATCGCCAGGTAGGCCGGGTCGTCGGTGCGGTGCCGGACCGGGGCGTGCTGCACCCAGTCCGGGAAGCCGCCGTTGCGGCTCTCGGCGTGCACCCACGGCCCGATCCGCAGCACCACGTCCAGCCCGGTCCCGACGGCCAGGTCGACGAACGCCGCCACGTCCAGGTTGCCGTCGAAGCGGTACCGCCCGGGGGCCGGGGAATGGTGCAGCCAGAAGATGTAGCTGGCCACCACGGTGACGCCGCCGGCCTTCATCTGGCGCAGGCGTTCCGCCCAGCGGTGCCGGGGCACGCGGCTGAAGTGCAGCTCGCCGGAGACCGGGATGACCGGCGTGCCGTTCCTGGTCAGGTACCGGTTGGTCAGCGACAGACCGGCCCGCACGTCCTCGTCGTTGCTCATCCGCGGCCGGCGCAGCGGCGTCGCCCACGGTGTGTGGCGCACGGAGAGCGGCTCGGGCCACGTCATTGGGTCAGTGGGCACGAGAACCCCTCCTCTGCTTCATGGCTGTAACCGGTCACAGGCCGGCGGCCCGAACGATACACAGGCTTAACGGGCCGGACGCAAGAGCTTGACACATCGCCGTAACAGCAGCACTGTAACCGGTCACAGGCACCGACCGAGGTCTGCGCCCGTCCCCGGCTTCTTCTCCCCCGAGCAAGCCGATCAAGGAGGATCGATGAGAAAGACATACGCCCCGCTGCTGGCCGCGCTCACCGCGGCGACCCTGTTCACCACCGCCGCGTGCAGCGGCTCGGACGACGAGTCCTCCGGCGGCGGCGCCGGCGACGAGAAGGTCTCGCTGACCTACTGGAGCTGGGCGCCGAACATGGACAAGGTGGTCGAGGGGTGGAACTCCACCCACCCGAACATCCAGGTCACGGTCAACAAGCAGGACGGCGGCGACCCCGCGGTGACCAAGCTGCTGACCGCGATCAAGGCCGGCAGCGGCGCGCCGGACGTGATGCAGGCCGAGTACCAGAAGATCCCCACTCTGGTCTCCGCCGACGCGCTCGCCGACATCTCCGCCGAGGCCGGCTCGCTCAAGGACAGGTTCCCCGCGGCCACCTGGAACAGCGTCACCCTGGGCTCGGACGCGGTCTACGGCGTCCCGCAGGACTCCGGCCCGCTGATGTTCTTCTACCGCGCCGACGTCTTCGCCAAGATCGGCCTGCCGGCCCCGACGACCTGGGACGACTACGCCAAGGCCGCGGAGAAGATCCACAAGGCGAACCCGAAGCAGTACCTGGGCACCTTCTCGGCCACCGACGCCGGCCTGTTCGCCGGTCTCGCCCAGCAGGCCGGCGCGTCCTGGTGGGGCATGAACGGCGACTCGTGGACCGTCGACATCAACGACGCGGCCACCCAGAAGGTCGCCTCCTACTGGGGCGGCCTGGTGGAGAAGGGCGTCATCGACAACAAGCCGATGTACACCCCGGAGTGGAACGCCGCGCTCAACGACGGCAGCCAGGTCGGCTGGGTCTCCGCGGTCTGGGCCCCGGGCGTGCTGGAGGGCAGCGCCAAGGACACCTTGGGCAAGTGGAAGGCCGCCCTCATGCCGCAGTGGGACGCCGCCAGCCCGGCGACCGGCAACTGGGGCGGGTCGGCGACCAGCGTCACCAGCCAGAGCAAGCACAAGAAGCAGGCCGCCGAGTTCGTCGCGTGGCTCAACAGCGACCCGGCCGCGCTCGAACTGCTGGCCGGCACGGCCAACGTCTACCCGGCCGCGAACGACGCCACCAGCACCGCGCTGACCGAGCCGCCGGCGTTCTTCGCCGACCAGAAGGACTTCTACGCCATCGCCGCCGAGGCCGCGAAGACCACCAGGCCGTTCACCTACGGCCCGAACGTCAACGTCGCCTACAGCGCGTTCAACGACGCCTTCGGCAAGGCCGCCGAGTCGAAGAAGGCGGCCGCCTTCACCGAGTCGCTGGCGACCATGCAGAAGACCACTGTCGAGGACATGAAGAACAGCGGCTTCTCCGTCGCCGGATGACCCGCGCCGGGTGGGGCGCCGGCGCGCGTCCCACCCGGTCTGACAGGAAGGTTTCGGCGATGTCGCTGACCACCCACGCCCCCCGTCCCACCGTCGCCGCGGCACGACCCGCGACGGCCCGCCGCGCCCGACCGGCCGCCCGGCGCGCCGGCGTCCCGTACGCCTTCCTCGCCCCCGGCCTGCTGCTGTTCACACTGTTCCTGGCGGCGCCGATCGGCTACGCCGGCTACCTGAGCCTGCGCAAGGTGAAGGTCAGCGGCCTCGGGCTCGGCGCCAAGTCGCGCAGCGAGGTGTGGGCCGGGCTGAGCAACTACACCCGTTCGCTGACCGACGGGGAGTTCCTGCCCAGCGTCTACCGCATCCT is a genomic window of Actinoplanes teichomyceticus ATCC 31121 containing:
- a CDS encoding TAXI family TRAP transporter solute-binding subunit, whose amino-acid sequence is MRRILTAATLTALAVATGACGGRQDTAATDTGGDVTCQVDKETRVGIATGNATGVYFALGNAFAEQVNASGGAVRATAAETGASVQNIQQLVAGTYDVAFALADTAADAVAGTGSFTAKQPVAALARIHTNYTQVIVRKAAGIRDVAGMKGKRVSTGSPKSGTEVIANRVLAAAGLDPARDVSAQKLDLTKTVDGMKDGTIDALFFSGGLPTPGITDLLTTAKDQVEFLDATSLLPNLQKINPVYQQGVIPAATYQRPADVPAIVVPNLLLVRADLDANVACTLTRTLFDRKTQLEQANGAAREISLDTARRTSPVPLHRGAEKALDNLNAPK
- a CDS encoding ABC transporter substrate-binding protein, with translation MRKTYAPLLAALTAATLFTTAACSGSDDESSGGGAGDEKVSLTYWSWAPNMDKVVEGWNSTHPNIQVTVNKQDGGDPAVTKLLTAIKAGSGAPDVMQAEYQKIPTLVSADALADISAEAGSLKDRFPAATWNSVTLGSDAVYGVPQDSGPLMFFYRADVFAKIGLPAPTTWDDYAKAAEKIHKANPKQYLGTFSATDAGLFAGLAQQAGASWWGMNGDSWTVDINDAATQKVASYWGGLVEKGVIDNKPMYTPEWNAALNDGSQVGWVSAVWAPGVLEGSAKDTLGKWKAALMPQWDAASPATGNWGGSATSVTSQSKHKKQAAEFVAWLNSDPAALELLAGTANVYPAANDATSTALTEPPAFFADQKDFYAIAAEAAKTTRPFTYGPNVNVAYSAFNDAFGKAAESKKAAAFTESLATMQKTTVEDMKNSGFSVAG
- a CDS encoding TRAP transporter permease, which gives rise to MGDGRSLGVDAPPAVHYDEEERPARALAGRTALTVAAVAATAGAFTLWQVFRPLAQGSQFYLILFLAGTLPLIFPVYRPRAGRGERPSRLDWLLAALAVAVCLYPVSPAGGGYDGFLDRQALLEPVDVAFGAVLLVLVIEAARRTTGLALPIVCGAFLLYGYYGGRLPQTWPIAHAGLDFAQIVDALYNSGSGFYGTPLDVAATYIVLFTIYGAVLDLSGASRFFVDLSVAAFRRSRSAAGRTAVAAGFLLGTVSGSGTATAVSVGAVTWPMLRRAGYPPEQAGGMLAAAGVGAILSPPTLGAAAFIVAEYLDVPYLTVLGWAMIPTLLYYLGILLAVEIDVRRFGVRAVEMPATSAWRLLSRFGYHFSSLILIVALLALGESATRAVVYATLLAVLLSFLDRTARLTPARMFGALAAGVRGVLPVVAVCAAAGVITAVTTKTGLGAQLASLLVSGARAVTDHPGAVLALTVLLAAVALAVLGLAVPVTASFIIGWVIIGPALLGLGVAAPAAAMFVFYYSVLSEVTPPTALAAVGAAAITGGRTMPTMWQALKYALPAFLVPIAFVLTDRGEYLLARGPAGGVLWTGAAAGLAVLALAVAAGGWVPGVGRATVASRALAGVAGLFLLYLAPLAAGIGAAALAGSALLAAVARWRGAGAPARRAGGVRP
- the galT gene encoding galactose-1-phosphate uridylyltransferase, which translates into the protein MPTDPMTWPEPLSVRHTPWATPLRRPRMSNDEDVRAGLSLTNRYLTRNGTPVIPVSGELHFSRVPRHRWAERLRQMKAGGVTVVASYIFWLHHSPAPGRYRFDGNLDVAAFVDLAVGTGLDVVLRIGPWVHAESRNGGFPDWVQHAPVRHRTDDPAYLAMVQEWFTRIGAALDGRASAEGTVLGIQIENELYTQPEHLRTLKRMAREAGMSAPIWTATAWDSAELPEEEVLPLYGGYGDGFWVDSDAPWAPSFRDHYFFSHVWDDPGIGADVRRAQNIEAAEGGPRVPSDLFPAATCELAGGMATAYHRRPRPSALDVATIAHCKIGNGSAWQGYYMYAGGTNPHAPDGMQESHATGYPNDLPRLGYDFHAPIGEAGALAGSHAQLRRQHAFLAAFGARLAEMPSSLPDVRPSGVEDSRTLRWALRSDGRSGFLFVAWHQPHFPLDTYRGARFRVALDDGELEFPSRPVDIPAGTLARWPVNLTAGGVRLPWATASALTLLSGAVPTLVLLAETGIRPELAVRDGDETAVREISPGLEPVRVETRDGRLDVLLLPAEAAEAVWVCEAGGRRLLLSDDELQWDAAGRITVKATGTAPVRVYDPAARGFADLPVAPAPAPRTGDVPAVRLRPAAVVPAGYGKHDGRASAPAPAAFDEHAAVYRLQLPDWAADPEHDALLQIDWAGDVGELRVDGVTVTDRFWDGSRWQVNLVDAGYRSGAEVTLHLLPLATLSPVAVPEDARDRLVAAGSQLLAIDAIRVVGRGSATEPERVHRVRRTSRRMADGREIIYYDDTEPYVSGAATRQAEDTRPLPPADQVLRGGAQVRYDPLTGEWIALASHRNDRTFMPPADQDPLAPTVPGGFPTEIAEAGYDVVVFENRFPAFSPRIGGAEGLVDGDPLWPVRPAGGRTEVVCFSSAAQGSFGSLTPHRARTVIEAWADRTAALGRQPGVEHVFVFENRGREIGVTLPHPHGQIYAFPFVPPKAARMLEMAARHRDRTGGNLFRDILDAERRAGTRIVAATEHWTAYVPAAARWPVEVHLAPHRDAADLTELTGPERDDLARIYLDVLGRLDRYFPGPEPLPYIAGVHQAPVRTGRDLFRLHLQVFSILRAPGKLKYLAGVESAMAAWISDTTPERVAARLREVA